The genomic window TAGTATTACATTCAGTTACACGACGCTACTCCTACGAGTTACTGGGGCGCGTACTGGAGGCGAGTGTTTTACAGGGATAGTTGCGTTTACACGCCAAAATGGTTTTCTATTGCATAGACGCGCTATCGTAGACTTCGTGCCACTTCGTGGCACCTAAACTAATTACTGGTACCAGCTCCAAGAAGCGTTTATCCGGTCTCTACGGTGCTAGTGCGTAATAGAGTTCAGTATTGCGTTTGAGATGTCGCTCATTAAATGCAACAATGTCATATCTCAAAAAACTAACTTTCGAGAAAATTCAATTTTAAGTTTTGGATGctgctaaaaaaatttttaatttattgaaaaaaaaatgcttaaaaccaTTAGACAATGTGATTGTTTTGTCTAAGaatcaattgaaaaaaaaaagagttttttaattttaatggttaataagatcaaattattaaaaaatgttccattttGTGACGTTATTGTCACTTAAATGCATTTGTAAAAGAGGTACAAATTGAAATATGATGATCTTGTCATTATTTGAACACAGTTTTtggcaaataattttaatatgtcAACTTGTTAAAAACAAGAAGttacaaaataagaaaactacaaataaaaatactgttcaagaaacattaataaaatattttggcTTAGACATTTTAATGAAAATACGCATGTTTCGCAAAGGTCTTTCTTGGGTGTaaagaaagaaatattaaatTCGTTGACAAAAACTTCATGGAAAATTGCGTAACTTGCAAAAGGTCTATTTCTTTGTTTACAGATTTCAATATAGTCACTATGAATATCTGCCAATGAGCGGCTACCATCAATAAATATTTGGGATGTATTGGCGCGAGTAATAACTTTCAATTCTTGGGATTGATGTTATGTCCTGTCTAATATCTTCCCGAATTTCTGGATTTAGCGATTTCTGGTTTCCGTGTCTTCCACGTTTGTCCCATTCAAGGAGGACGTCTAAAACTTTATTCCGTTTTTCTTGCACAGTTCTTATTATGCGATCAGTTATGTCCAAATTATTTGCAAAAAATACTTTGCAAACTCTAATCTACTTACCTTCTTTTACAAAATAGTATGCGTTGTTTTTGTCTCTGGGTTTTCTTGTACCTCCGACACGAATATACCGATATTGGGGTACAACTGGTACCAACAGTTTGTTAATATACTCTCTCTGTTTTTGAACTTCACCGAGTGACCAATagcttttaaaaaaatctgtattcTCTCCTCTTCGGTAAATTTAGATGGGCACTTGAGTTTACAATCTTTTCACGGATACCTTACTTGTCTTTTTTGTctcatctttttgttttttgaatgagTTTGGTAGGCTTCACCACAATTTCtcattttttttgtaagatttctCATCCAGTTTTCAGTATTCCGTTGACGTTTCTTGCCTTTCTTTGGGGGTGTAACAAGAATAGGAATGTCTTCGTTTGCTGATAAGGTTTGATAGGCTCATTATTACCGTCGTCGTGGTTTTCTTTATCACACTCTTCTGATTCTTCATCACTCTTTGGTACATAGTTCTGATCGTTAATTATGTCTTCACAATCTTCAGAGGACGATGAAGAGCTACTACTACTGGAAGACCTGCTGGAACACCTACTACAACAGCTGCTTGAAGATGATGAAGAACTTGTTAACTTAGAAACTCCAGAAACAGCTATATTCTTATCATCTGTAAAAAATAATTATCTTCAAACACTATTAACTTCCAAAATCATaccatttttgaatatttttgcattttttaattttatatgggAGTGTCTAGGTGTCAAATAAAGTACACCATTAAATCCTATACTGTTTTTCcatattataacataaaataCGTAGGCAAACTATTTTcagaactaatttttttataaaaatatttttccttgtagCACCAATATTTCTAAGCCGCAACGCCGCGCTTCCTCACATTTTTCCAAAAGCTGGAACAGCCCCTGAAAAAATACTTACCTAGTGTACTTGAAGATTcttgattttttacaaaaaaactcATTGTCCATCTCTGAAACGTTTGTTTCATATTCTTGTTTGTTTTGTTGTTCATCATTGTCGAGCATATTCTTTGGGGTACCATTTTCACATTCAAAAACAGAAACTGTGTAGTCAGACATAAACTGTTCGGTCGATGCATCCTCATTGGTAGATTGCTGCTGCTTTAAAAGCTGCTGAATCTTTTTTAGGCGAAAGGACATTATTACGTTGAAAGCCTaaaatagtatatttttaaattagatCAAACAAAAAGTATTAGACAAATaaacataatatgcaattatttttggttttaaatttaaaaattagtaaaatttaATGTAATCAATTGGTCGCAATCCCAAATGGAGAAAAAAGTTGTGTTTAAAGATTGACCTAAccttaaataaatattattccttataaatttttaaataatattttgtaacAATAAAGTCATATTGTTTACAAAAACTCAGACACCtccagcaaaaaaaatattaaattttttgtaataaagTCTTAAGAAAGAATAATACaccaaacaaatatttttttcagaACAATAGCgtcatatttttaattattaaaacctTAACGTTTatcattttttggcaaaaaaagtACTAATTCTAAATAATGcgttattgaaataaaatattatcaaataaaAGATCTTACCTTTAGTGCAATATCCTCATAAAACACAATAACACGTTTTTAAACAAAAGCGTAAGCACGTGCCACTTCAACTGACAAACCACAACTGAAATAAAACACTCTTGCGGTAAAAATTTAGACCTCGTCGCAGAAATACTACAATCGTTTGGCGCCATCTCTCAGTTAATTGTTAAGTTACAGATATATCGATCTAACAAAGTAAACTTTATACAATTTACTTTCTGTTAAACCACATAActcaaaaattcgattttttgaGATATGACGTTGTTGCATTTAATGAGCGATGTATTGGTGGGGGAACCTATTCGTTCCAGTTAAATAGAAATGCTTTATATTTACTCGAGTGACATGAACACTCGCAGCGAGTACTCTACTGGAATATAAAACACGAATTTACACAAGGAGAGTACTAAAACTCAGTACACAACTTTAGTGACTCGTACGAGTTACTGGGGCGAGTGCTGGAGGCGAATGTGTCAGAGAAATTGTGCCGTATATATGCTAAAATCGTTTTTTAATGTGTATACGCCCTTTTGGAGATTTCGTAGCACCTCAAGTAATTACTGGTACCAGCTACTAGTAGCGTGTAACCGGTCTCTACGGTGCTAGTGCTTCATACACTCGAGTATTGTGTGTAAGAAGTATTGATGGGAGAAGCTACTCGTTATAGGAAATAGGATTGCTTTCTATTTATTATATGCTGCGAGTGGCATTACCACTCGCAGCGAGTGCTCTTCTGGAATATAAAACACCAAGAAATTTATATACGGAGAGGGAGAGTACTAAAAGTCAGTAATCTGTTTTACTGACACGCGCGGGTTACTAGCGTCTTGTAACTGAGCCCTTAATACCCCATTTTTAGGatcagtcatcatcatcatcaatgatgctacagccctatgaaaggacctcgaccttcccaagtctattacgccagtcaatccTATCCATttccaaccgttgccagtttgctgcgcctatttttctcccatcctcatccacaccatccttccatctgagttttggcctacccctatttctacttcccacaggttgtgacataagaaTTCTTCTATGAGGGTTGTTCTGCTGcaatcttgctagatgtcctgctcatcttagtcttcctattcttatgaGAGATGTTTTTGTTtaccaaatttttgtttatatctgtggtataccttgTAGTTGAACTTCCTtctccaaacaccattttcacagatgccactgAATATTCCTcgcaggatccttcgttcaaatataagcagaaggttttgaTCTGCCTTGGATATTGTCCgtgcctctgatccatatatcaacactggttgtataagggttttatatatggttatttttgttttttggcttaagtttctgcttctcattaatatgtctactcagtctaaaatagcatttgtttgctaggatcaTTAACAGCATTTTTAGGATCAGTAACTGAAATATAGACGTTATTTATACAACCTTGTGATATTTGAGTTAATTTACAGCTCCTGTCAAAATTGCCAGTAAATCGATTTAATTTTGAACAATTCATAACACAAATTGTTTAGTCACTTGACTACTAGACACCACCGGGTCTgggtaatagggcttttcattcacagtcatttgtttcgaacttttgtcatatgtcgtataatccgtgtatattaatattatacacagattatacaacatgccagaagctcgaaacaaatgacaatcgatgaaaagccctatatgtaCAACTATTTGATTATTAGAACTCAAATTGccagttaatttaataaaaatataataagcaATATTGTATTGAtaccaataatttttattatattattaaattttgttttattcaaATTACGCATTGTAtcttataatttattttattgaaGGATTTCAATGCGTTtccaaaaattctgttttttttattttatacaaaaataaccTTATGgaaggggagcccaagcggggatttttgcagttactcgagcgcgtgagattatcacatggggagaaaccttgtacccagtaaatgtacctctactatatattggctcttaatacaggggagttcgttaaggagggtccgaaaaaaatctatcgttagaaaaactcgaaattgttaGATTAAGAACATGCAGAATAGTTAATATTTCAAACATCTAACGATTTGAGCGGAACGTAAGGAAATGAAGGAAAccaagtttcacaaaaaaaagcgaatatttcgcgaaatgaacgtcaggttgaaaaactgcaaaatacacgtattcaatatttttgaaaaatctatcgaatggcaccaaacacaccccccacggaggtggggtgggggttactttaaaatgttaaataggatCCCTCAATTTtaattgcagatttagattctttaagtaaaaatatgcaacttttattcgagacattctTTCGAATTaaggatagatggcgctataatcggaaaaagcgattgttgcaaatggaaaattaaattaaaa from Diabrotica virgifera virgifera chromosome 5, PGI_DIABVI_V3a includes these protein-coding regions:
- the LOC126885430 gene encoding putative uncharacterized protein DDB_G0277255 encodes the protein MDQRHGQYPRQIKTFCLYLNEGSCEEYSVASVKMVFGEGSSTTRYTTDINKNLAFNVIMSFRLKKIQQLLKQQQSTNEDASTEQFMSDYTVSVFECENGTPKNMLDNDEQQNKQEYETNVSEMDNEFFYDKNIAVSGVSKLTSSSSSSSSCCSRCSSRSSSSSSSSSSSEDCEDIINDQNYVPKSDEESEECDKENHDDGNNEPIKPYQQTKTFLFLLHPQRKARNVNGILKTG